ATGAAAGGAAGAAGAGCGGTATACCGGTAATCGGCATAATACCGATTGCCATGCCAATATTAACCACGAGGTGGAAAAAGAACATTCCGACGACTCCGGATATTACCAATGAACCAAAGGTGTCTTTGCTGGAAAAAATCATGGTAAGCCCGCGAAAAATAATCAGGGCGAAGAGAGCTATAACAATCACAGAACCGAAGAATCCCAGTTCTTCGGCAAGAATCGAAAAAATAAAATCGGTGCTCTGCTGAGGAAGAAAGCGGTAATGGCTTTGAGTTCCCTGCAAATAGCCCTTTCCCCATACTCCTCCGGACCCGACTGCGGTTACCGATTGTATAATGTTCCATCCGTTTCCTTGAGGATCAACCGATGGATCAATAAAAACGATTAGACGCATGATCTGATAATCTTTCAGAACCTTTCCAACCAGCCGGGACGCAAACAGGGCCGAGGTTATTATCACCAAACCATATCCGATCCAGTAGAAATAGCGCTGCTTTGTAATGAGAAAACCGATCCAGGCGGAAACAGTAGCCAGGAGTAAGGCTCCTCCGAGGACGCGAAAAAGAAATGGATTCGTAAGTACCTGGACGAAGGCAATCTGGCGTTGAATGAAATAGAGCTGCCACACCGGCAAGACCCCAATCAGAATGGTCAACGAGCCAAAGGCAA
This window of the Sediminispirochaeta bajacaliforniensis DSM 16054 genome carries:
- the rodA gene encoding rod shape-determining protein RodA, which gives rise to MARSGNIFNFDLILFISMLVLMVLGVLFIYSSGINSSGELVSNEYLYQIIWAVLGIVLFFVLLMVDYSIIRIWAVVIYFFSIFLLISTLVLGKSVNGARSWLGFFGFGIQPSEFAKISTIVLLARYFENNKKGVKRLSVFLKGMFLAVVPMGFILVQPDLGTASVYVPIFLVIAFIAGVQKRYIFFLIAFGSLTILIGVLPVWQLYFIQRQIAFVQVLTNPFLFRVLGGALLLATVSAWIGFLITKQRYFYWIGYGLVIITSALFASRLVGKVLKDYQIMRLIVFIDPSVDPQGNGWNIIQSVTAVGSGGVWGKGYLQGTQSHYRFLPQQSTDFIFSILAEELGFFGSVIVIALFALIIFRGLTMIFSSKDTFGSLVISGVVGMFFFHLVVNIGMAIGIMPITGIPLFFLSYGGSSLWTALIGLSLIQNIYVRRYHY